The following are encoded in a window of Cyanobacteria bacterium FACHB-DQ100 genomic DNA:
- a CDS encoding IS6 family transposase: MYSRHRFPGEIISYCVWLYYTFPLSYRDS, encoded by the coding sequence ATGTACTCCCGTCATCGCTTCCCTGGTGAAATTATTAGCTACTGCGTTTGGCTGTATTACACCTTTCCGTTGAGCTACCGGGACAGT
- a CDS encoding heavy metal-responsive transcriptional regulator: MLSYERPKQIGPIAKESGVPIKTIRYYEELGLLQAVGRTEGGYRLFGSDVFTRLSFIKRAQSLGLSLAEIKEFLAVHDQGELPCDHVRVKLQDKISDIDRQIQQLQILKSELQGLLSESAILENSDTLICPIIQ; encoded by the coding sequence ATGTTGTCTTACGAGCGACCCAAGCAGATTGGTCCCATTGCCAAAGAAAGTGGGGTTCCTATCAAAACCATCCGGTATTACGAAGAATTAGGGTTATTGCAGGCGGTTGGCAGAACCGAAGGAGGATACCGCTTGTTTGGTTCCGATGTGTTTACTCGATTGAGCTTCATTAAACGGGCTCAAAGCCTTGGATTAAGCCTGGCAGAAATCAAAGAGTTTTTAGCCGTGCATGATCAAGGTGAGCTACCGTGTGATCATGTGCGAGTCAAATTGCAGGACAAGATTTCCGACATTGATCGTCAAATTCAGCAGCTCCAAATTCTGAAATCAGAACTCCAAGGGTTGCTTTCTGAGTCAGCCATTCTAGAGAATTCTGATACCCTCATTTGTCCCATCATTCAATGA
- a CDS encoding cupredoxin domain-containing protein: MLKKATFWGTLAGLGFLLGAISGAVAAEPRMSEMDNHPASDASQFQRIEQPLSNKVAVTLGGIGLIGLELWWFLLSKPKSRQAKAEGDIQEATITVDGGYEPSQIVVQAGQPVRLQFDRKDPSSCLEEVRFPDFRIAQSLPLNQTTAIEFLPNKPGRYEFTCGMNMFRGVVEAQSTDTATRNTPPSTSKQAYQLDQSVLHANQADYHAHHVPPSTESLEASMTKAGVQDVTVTVAKGYEPKRVIVEVGAPVRLHLQRINPSSCYDQFLIPAFDIAVDLELDTTTEVEFMPKQPGEYEFMCGMKMNRGVIEVRPRYSS; the protein is encoded by the coding sequence ATGCTTAAAAAAGCAACATTTTGGGGGACATTAGCAGGATTGGGATTTCTCCTTGGTGCAATCTCTGGGGCGGTTGCGGCTGAACCCAGAATGAGCGAGATGGATAACCATCCTGCGTCTGATGCCAGTCAATTTCAACGCATTGAGCAACCCTTGAGCAATAAGGTCGCTGTTACACTCGGTGGAATAGGGCTCATTGGTCTAGAGTTGTGGTGGTTTTTGCTCAGTAAACCTAAATCCCGGCAAGCAAAGGCAGAAGGCGATATTCAGGAAGCAACCATTACGGTTGATGGCGGATATGAACCGAGTCAAATTGTTGTACAAGCAGGACAGCCGGTGCGATTACAGTTTGATCGCAAAGACCCAAGTAGCTGTCTAGAAGAAGTTCGTTTTCCTGATTTTCGTATTGCTCAATCTTTGCCACTGAATCAAACGACCGCGATTGAGTTTCTGCCAAATAAACCGGGTCGCTACGAATTTACTTGTGGCATGAATATGTTTCGCGGTGTCGTTGAAGCACAGTCTACGGATACTGCAACGAGAAACACACCTCCATCAACTTCTAAGCAAGCCTATCAACTGGATCAAAGCGTTCTTCATGCCAACCAAGCTGATTATCACGCTCACCATGTGCCACCTTCAACAGAGAGTCTTGAAGCCAGCATGACCAAAGCGGGAGTTCAGGACGTTACCGTAACAGTTGCAAAAGGATATGAACCCAAGCGAGTGATCGTTGAAGTCGGCGCTCCAGTCCGGTTGCACCTTCAGCGCATCAATCCCAGTAGTTGCTACGACCAATTTCTGATCCCAGCATTTGACATTGCAGTTGATCTAGAACTAGATACAACAACTGAGGTTGAATTTATGCCGAAGCAGCCGGGTGAGTATGAGTTTATGTGTGGCATGAAGATGAATCGTGGGGTCATTGAGGTGAGACCTAGGTACTCATCCTAG
- a CDS encoding copper-translocating P-type ATPase, giving the protein MEDTTLKLRGMSCASCANNIEDAIRSVPGVEACSVNFGAEQAAVTYDPGKTDVAEIQEAVDAAGYSAQPLQDNVLAPEDDADRRVRQAEHRELTHRVGVSGIISAVLVIGSLPAMTGLSIPLLPMWLHHPWLQFVLTAPVLFWAGSSFFVNAWKALKRHTATMDTLVAVGTGTAYLYSLFPTFFPQWFIAQGLNPDVYFEAASVIITLLLLGRLLEGRAKGQTLDAIRKLSGLQARTARVIRQGREIDLPIAQVVVGDVILVRPGEKIPVDGEIIEGRSTIDEAMVTGESVPVTKQIGDEVIGATLNKTGSFKFRATRVGKDTFLAQIVKLVQQAQGSKAPIQRLADQVTGWFVPAVIAIAISTFILWYNVMGNVTMALITTVGVLIIACPCALGLATPTSIMVGTGKGAENGILIKGAESLELAHKLQTIVLDKTGTITQGKPTVTDFVTVRGTADHNELNLLRIAASIERNSEHPLAEAVVQYAQAQGAILADAQEFNAVAGSGVQGYVSDQWIQIGTHRWMTELNIETRPLQQQWDQLESLGKTVIWIAVDGKAEAIMGIADAVKPSSVAAIRALQKLGLEVVMLTGDNRRTADVIAREVNIQRVFAEVRPDQKAATVETLQREGKVVAMVGDGINDAPALAQADVGMAIGTGTDVAIAASDITLISGDLRSIVTAIQLSRATIRNIQQNLFFAFIYNVAGIPIAAGILYPLFGWLLSPIIAGAAMAFSSVSVVTNALRLRNFQPKPLS; this is encoded by the coding sequence ATGGAAGATACGACTCTTAAATTGCGAGGCATGAGTTGTGCCTCCTGCGCCAATAACATTGAAGATGCAATTCGCTCTGTACCCGGAGTAGAAGCGTGCAGCGTTAACTTTGGGGCTGAACAAGCTGCTGTCACCTATGATCCTGGCAAAACCGATGTAGCTGAAATTCAGGAAGCAGTTGATGCTGCTGGATACTCGGCTCAGCCTCTACAAGATAACGTACTAGCGCCTGAAGATGATGCAGATCGACGAGTACGACAAGCGGAGCATCGTGAGTTGACCCATAGAGTTGGGGTCAGCGGCATTATCAGTGCAGTTTTGGTGATTGGTTCGCTTCCTGCGATGACAGGTCTATCGATTCCCCTGCTTCCCATGTGGCTACATCATCCCTGGCTTCAGTTTGTGCTGACGGCTCCAGTACTGTTTTGGGCAGGTAGCTCTTTCTTCGTGAATGCTTGGAAAGCTTTAAAGCGCCATACGGCGACGATGGACACGTTGGTAGCAGTTGGAACCGGCACAGCCTATCTCTACTCTCTCTTTCCTACCTTCTTTCCACAATGGTTTATTGCTCAAGGACTGAATCCAGATGTCTACTTTGAGGCAGCATCCGTGATTATTACACTCCTTCTGCTGGGTCGATTGCTCGAAGGTCGTGCCAAAGGACAAACTTTGGACGCGATTCGTAAGCTGAGCGGCTTACAGGCAAGAACAGCGCGAGTGATTCGTCAAGGACGAGAAATCGATTTACCGATCGCCCAAGTCGTTGTTGGAGATGTAATTCTCGTTCGTCCGGGTGAAAAAATTCCGGTGGATGGAGAGATTATTGAGGGTCGCTCAACGATCGACGAGGCAATGGTGACGGGTGAAAGTGTGCCTGTGACCAAGCAAATTGGCGATGAAGTGATTGGAGCCACCTTAAACAAAACCGGCAGCTTCAAGTTCCGCGCCACACGGGTTGGAAAGGATACCTTTCTCGCTCAGATCGTGAAACTGGTGCAACAAGCGCAAGGCTCAAAAGCCCCAATTCAACGGTTAGCGGATCAAGTGACCGGATGGTTTGTGCCTGCGGTGATTGCGATTGCGATCTCAACATTCATTCTCTGGTACAACGTCATGGGTAATGTGACAATGGCGCTGATTACAACAGTTGGCGTGTTGATTATTGCCTGTCCTTGTGCGTTAGGGTTAGCGACACCCACCTCGATTATGGTGGGAACGGGCAAAGGGGCAGAAAATGGCATCTTGATCAAAGGTGCAGAAAGTCTAGAACTCGCGCACAAATTACAAACGATCGTGCTGGATAAAACCGGAACGATTACCCAAGGCAAACCGACCGTCACCGATTTTGTCACCGTTCGAGGCACTGCCGATCACAATGAATTGAATCTACTGCGCATAGCTGCCTCCATTGAACGCAACTCTGAGCATCCCCTAGCTGAAGCTGTGGTTCAGTATGCTCAGGCTCAGGGTGCAATCTTAGCTGACGCACAGGAGTTTAATGCTGTTGCAGGCAGCGGGGTGCAGGGTTATGTCTCAGATCAATGGATTCAGATCGGAACCCATCGCTGGATGACTGAACTCAACATTGAGACTCGCCCGCTTCAGCAGCAGTGGGATCAGCTCGAATCGCTGGGCAAAACCGTGATCTGGATTGCAGTTGATGGCAAAGCGGAAGCGATCATGGGTATTGCAGATGCAGTCAAACCTTCGTCGGTCGCAGCAATTCGAGCTTTGCAAAAGCTTGGATTAGAAGTCGTGATGCTGACCGGAGACAATCGCCGTACCGCAGATGTGATTGCGCGAGAAGTCAATATCCAAAGAGTATTTGCGGAGGTTCGCCCGGATCAAAAAGCCGCCACGGTTGAAACGCTTCAACGCGAAGGAAAAGTCGTGGCAATGGTGGGGGATGGCATCAATGATGCGCCTGCTTTAGCACAAGCTGATGTGGGGATGGCGATCGGGACCGGAACTGATGTTGCGATCGCAGCCAGCGACATTACGTTGATCTCTGGTGACTTACGGAGCATTGTGACTGCGATCCAACTCAGCCGTGCGACCATCCGCAATATTCAGCAGAATCTGTTCTTTGCGTTTATCTACAATGTGGCAGGGATTCCAATTGCCGCAGGCATTCTCTACCCACTGTTTGGCTGGTTGCTGAGTCCAATTATTGCTGGAGCCGCAATGGCATTTAGTTCAGTTTCAGTGGTGACGAATGCCTTACGGCTGCGAAACTTTCAGCCCAAACCATTGAGTTAA
- a CDS encoding heavy-metal-associated domain-containing protein, producing the protein MTLQLTVPNMACSACSETITQAVKAIDPTATVHADPKTKLVNVETQTSESVIKQAIIDAGYTVAEE; encoded by the coding sequence ATGACACTTCAACTCACTGTTCCTAACATGGCTTGTTCCGCCTGTAGCGAAACCATTACTCAAGCCGTAAAGGCAATTGATCCAACTGCTACGGTTCATGCTGATCCTAAAACAAAGCTTGTCAACGTTGAAACTCAAACCTCTGAGTCTGTCATTAAACAGGCCATTATCGATGCAGGCTATACAGTTGCAGAGGAGTAG